Proteins co-encoded in one Hyla sarda isolate aHylSar1 chromosome 4, aHylSar1.hap1, whole genome shotgun sequence genomic window:
- the CNNM3 gene encoding metal transporter CNNM3, with protein MAAFAIGQAAAVAAHVIGCCTYSKCGAAFASTNMAVAAVRLLLVAGLGVSQAASPVGEAGDQAQVLGLRLEDGSGVSMSGGVIRARPGSLFRLRLYGSGLRNDTWPWLSIGAPGGQSCSPAVESPLHLLDEYVVCSEHSGLVTVKAQDGVTGGRGLMYPLCIRQGAEWSLYPLGDTVVTVAEDEEEEKPPWVRAEQCAPFSPSSRLQTLGYRSKQQDYLDVWLLALLIVLCILLSGLLRGLQLSTLILEPPELGILKDWGAPSERSVATRLDYLRTRWGGYTLISLLALCCITNAAVAVLLNRAIDSIAGAIFSAAGLLLFAGEALPAAITSVWGPWLASKCLWLTHFFLLLPAPVSYPLSWLLEKVFGQDPSCCRLRLRNLELARCGDPYSELVRDEFSKGALRNRTVEDILTPVSECFMLASDALLDFNTMSSIMESGYTRIPVYENERSNIVDILYLKDLAFVDPEDCTPLSTITRFYSHPVHFVFSDTKLDAVLEEFKKGKSHLAIVQKVNNEGEGDPFYEVMGLVTLEDVIEEIIKSEILDESEDCKQNVKKKRPKAQPIPMPRSGDDLSFFKTSDTEQKVKLSPQLLLATQRFLSQEVELFSTSRVSEKVLLHLLKLPGVTQEVKFDDSDRLAPEHYLYLRSQPVDYFILILQGRVQVEIGKEGLRFENGAFTYYGVSALSHCLLGHQSPTNGQEESPDSGFYCPDYSVRALSDLQIIKVSRLQYLNALRTSHSHTSAQSPDSIELKIFPNSQTQLLNDRNVGSGTETKEVTQDAGRLSGGVQRRAEVSP; from the exons ATGGCCGCGTTTGCTATTGGTCAGGCAGCAGCAGTGGCGGCCcacgtgattggttgctgtacgTACAGTAAGTGTGGAGCGGCGTTTGCCTCCACCAACATGGCCGTTGCTGCTGTGCGGCTTCTGCTAGTGGCCGGATTAGGGGTATCGCAGGCGGCGTCGCCGGTAGGAGAGGCCGGGGACCAGGCCCAGGTGTTAGGGCTGCGGCTGGAGGATGGCAGCGGAGTGTCTATGAGCGGAGGCGTCATCAGGGCTCGTCCCGGCTCTCTTTTCCGTCTCCGTCTGTATGGCTCAGGTTTGCGCAATGATACCTGGCCCTGGCTGTCCATTGGGGCCCCTGGGGGCCAGAGCTGCAGCCCTGCAGTGGAGTCTCCCCTCCATCTGCTGGATGAGTATGTGGTGTGCAGTGAGCACTCGGGCCTGGTCACCGTGAAGGCTCAGGATGGGGTGACAGGGGGCAGAGGACTGATGTACCCCCTGTGTATCCGCCAGGGGGCAGAGTGGAGCCtctatccattgggggacacagtggTCACAGTGGCggaggatgaagaagaggagAAGCCGCCGTGGGTGAGGGCCGAGCAGTGTGCCCCCTTCTCACCCAGTTCACGGCTTCAGACGCTGGGCTATAGGTCCAAGCAGCAGGACTATCTGGATGTGTGGTTATTGGCCCTCCTCATAGTCCTGTGTATACTGCTGTCCGGCCTCCTGCGGGGTCTACAGCTCAGCACCCTCATCCTAGAACCTCCAGAACTGGGCATCCTCAAAGACTGGGGCGCCCCCTCCGAGCGATCTGTTGCCACCCGGCTGGATTATCTCAGGACTCGATGGGGCGGCTACACACTCATTTCCCTTTTGGCCTTGTGCTGTATCACCAATGCTGCCGTAGCCGTCCTACTGAACCGTGCCATAGACTCCATAGCTGGTGCCATCTTTTCAGCAGCTGGACTGCTCTTATTTGCCGGAGAGGCCTTGCCCGCTGCCATTACGTCAGTCTGGGGTCCTTGGTTGGCCTCCAAGTGTCTATGGCTGACCCACTTCTTTCTGCTTCTGCCGGCACCtgtttcttatcccctatcctggctCCTGGAGAAAGTCTTTGGGCAGGACCCAAGCTGCTGTCGCCTGAGATTACGGAACTTGGAACTGGCCCGATGTGGGGATCCATATAGCGAACTGGTGCGGGATGAATTCAGCAAGGGAGCGTTGAGAAACAGGACGGTGGAAGACATATTGACACCTGTGAGCGAGTGTTTTATGCTAGCTAGTGATGCCCTCCTGGACTTTAACACCATGTCCAGTATCATGGAGAGCGGCTACACCCGTATCCCTGTATATGAGAACGAGCGCTCAAACATTGTGGACATCCTGTACCTGAAAGACCTGGCCTTTGTGGACCCAGAAGACTGCACCCCCCTGAGCACCATCACGCGGTTCTACAGTCACCCGGTCCATTTTGTGTTTAGTGACACCAAGCTGGACGCTGTGCTGGAGGAGTTCAAGAAGG GCAAGTCCCACTTGGCCATTGTGCAGAAGGTGAACAATGAAGGAGAAGGAGACCCGTTCTATGAGGTGATGGGGCTGGTCACTCTGGAGGATGTCATAGAAGAGATAATAAAATCGGAGATCCTGGATGAATCAGAAGACTGCA AGCAGAATGTAAAGAAGAAGCGTCCCAAAGCGCAGCCTATCCCGATGCCTCGCAGTGGGGATGACCTGTCATTTTTCAAGACCTCTGATACAGAACAGAAAGTCAAGTTGTCACCCCAACTCTTATTGGCGACTCAGCGCTTCTTATCACAAG AAGTGGAACTCTTCAGCACCTCCCGAGTGTCCGAAAAGGTCCTCCTGCATCTATTGAAGCTCCCAGGGGTCACACAGGAGGTGAAGTTTGATGACAGTGACCGCTTAGCTCCTGAACACTACCTGTACCTGCGAAGCCAGCCTGTGGATTACTTTATTCTCATTCTGCAG GGCAGAGTACAGGTGGAAATTGGGAAGGAAGGTCTGAGGTTTGAGAATGGGGCATTTACCTACTATGGTGTATCTGCACTGAGCCACTGCCTTCTAG GTCACCAATCGCCTACCAATGGCCAAGAAGAGTCCCCAGATTCCGGCTTTTATTGTCCAGACTATTCCGTGAGAGCCTTATCTGACCTTCAGATAATCAAG GTCTCACGGCTGCAGTATCTGAATGCCCTTCGCACCTCACATTCACACACCAGTGCCCAGTCTCCAGACAGCATAGAACTGAAGATCTTTCCGAACAGCCAAACTCAGCTACTGAACGACAGGAATGTTGGCTCCGGTACAG